GAACTGTACTTCAAGAAacgttcctgtttttttttttttctgtaatggtaAGAGATTGTTTTTTATAGACGCGCGAGTAAGTGATTACACAGTACGTGCAAAGACTTGAACAAGTTAAAATGCCTCGACCGGGGAAAAACTCGTACAGTGACCAAAAACCTCCTTATTCTTATATATCCCTTACTGCCATGGCTATCCAAAGCTCCCAAGAAAAGATGCTCCCGTTGAGTgatatttataaatttataatgGACAGGTTTCCTTATTACAGGGAAAATACGCAGAGATGGCAAAATTCCTTGAGGCACAACCTATCATTTAATGACTGCTTCATCAAAATCCCAAGAAGGCCAGATCAGCCCGGCAAGGGGAGTTTCTGGGCCTTGCACCCAAATTGCGGGGACATGTTTGAGAACGGCAGTTTCTTGAGAAGACGAAAGAGGttcaaacttatcagaactgagCACCTGGCGTCCAAAAACTCTCAGATGCTCCACTATttccaccatcaccaccaccagaACAAACTGGGCATCGGGGCACCTGAGGCTGCTGCAGGTGTTGGGAGACTGCCCCAGTTCCAATCTTACAGCATTAACGGAGGACAGTCGACTGGATTTAAACATCCCTTTGCTATTGAAAACATCATAGGAAGGGACTACAAAGGTATGATGGCTGGTGGACTTCCTATAGCCTCAGTGATGCATCACCTTGGGTACCCGGTCCCCAGTCAAATAAGTAATATGATGAATTCAATGTGGCCTCACGTTGGCATGATAGAGTCTATGGCCCCGATGCCAATCTCTCCAGATTATGGACCCTTTGGGGTACCCATGAAGACACTGTGCCACCCAGCCAGCCAAACGATGCCAGCTGTACCTGTTCCAATAAAACCGACCCCTTCTCTGGCAGCAGTCTCTGCAATGTCTAATCTCGCTAGGAGTCCGACACAACTCTGCTCATCATCAACTTCTTCACTGCTTGGTCAAACTCTTTCAGATTCCACAGAAGGAAAAAATAACTTATTGCACCCAACTGTCGTCCACTCTTAAGAACGATCTGGGACTGATTTAAATTAGTATATGTTACAgacaaatgcattcaaaatatATGCTTTTCgaacagacaattaaaaaaaaaagttctgtattGAAAGGTAAACAGCAGGTAAGGTATGTAGTTATGGCAATGCGGCGCtaaattttatgtttttaatttaaaaacaatacaaattgtaTTGTCCCGAAATACAAATGAATTCCTACTTATAATTTATTTTGTCATGAATGAAACACACGGGGTGCTCATTTTGGGATACCTTGTATCCAATACAGACCCTTGTTGTGTTATCTATTTACAAGACAGGACATACGAAGTTAATTTTATGGCTATTTACTGGACTTCTTAGTGCTGCCGCCTTCACGTTTATATCTATGTATTGTTttctaaaagttttaaaataaacagtctagatgacagaaaaataataaaacaggttttaCTGCATATAAGGGAATCGTTTCTGTATCTTCTAAGAACCTTTAATTGTTTAGAATGTTCAAGATTGCTTTTAGTGGGGTTTACTACATGAAATTGTACTTGAAATGTGTaaaatttttgtaaatgtattttcgcCGTAACTAATA
The sequence above is a segment of the Polyodon spathula isolate WHYD16114869_AA chromosome 2, ASM1765450v1, whole genome shotgun sequence genome. Coding sequences within it:
- the LOC121328233 gene encoding forkhead box protein B2-like, producing the protein MPRPGKNSYSDQKPPYSYISLTAMAIQSSQEKMLPLSDIYKFIMDRFPYYRENTQRWQNSLRHNLSFNDCFIKIPRRPDQPGKGSFWALHPNCGDMFENGSFLRRRKRFKLIRTEHLASKNSQMLHYFHHHHHQNKLGIGAPEAAAGVGRLPQFQSYSINGGQSTGFKHPFAIENIIGRDYKGMMAGGLPIASVMHHLGYPVPSQISNMMNSMWPHVGMIESMAPMPISPDYGPFGVPMKTLCHPASQTMPAVPVPIKPTPSLAAVSAMSNLARSPTQLCSSSTSSLLGQTLSDSTEGKNNLLHPTVVHS